Part of the Scomber japonicus isolate fScoJap1 chromosome 6, fScoJap1.pri, whole genome shotgun sequence genome, acatagctgacattctgggttacactaactgactgtgtggatgaagtcaatctgaacatgaaatcattgatcacactttactgattggatgtgtcaacaatctgaagtttcaataatcaataaacacgattttatcaacagtgatcaaagtgttttcttctcattcaaagcttgtgtacttttactgtaatactgcatactacatcactataatactgcagtacttttactgtaatactgcattctacatcactataatactgcagtacttttactgtaatactgcatactacatcactataatactgcagtacttttactgtaatactgcatactacatcactcataatactgcagtacttttactgtaatactgcatactacatcactataatactgcagtacttttactgtaatactgcatactacatcacccataatactgcaatacttttactgtaatactgcatactacatcactcataatactgcaatacttttactgtaatactgcatactacatcactcataatactgcagtacttttactgtaatactgcatactgcatcactcataatactgcagtacttttactgtaatactgcatactacctcactcataatactacagtacttttactgtaatactgcatactacatcactcataatactacagtacttttacttgtaatagagTAGTTTTACATTGCTATTTTGGtactttgtctctgtctcatcCCTTTATTCATTCAATAATGAATGACTGACTGAGCTCCGCAGCACCAGGCCAGCGTGTAGAGCCACGGCTGGTTGATCACATACAGGTTAGTGCTGATGTTCACTGAGTGGTACTTactgcagaggagagaggaagaaaaagttaCTAGTTACAACAGTTTGTGCTTTATTGAGGAGATAAGTTGTATCTTTATTGACCCATACAAACTGACACAGCAGTGGCAGGAATTTAACTGTCAACATTAATGTCAGTAAAGATCATTTGATTACTGCAGAAGACTGAAACAGAGGGATGAATAAAGGgatgagacagagacaaagtaCCAAAATAGCAATGTAAAACTActctattacaagtaaaagtactgtagtattatgagtgatgtagtatgcagtattacagtaaaagtactgcagtattatagtgatgtagtatgcagtattacagtaaaagtactgcagtattatgagtgatgtagtatgcagtattacagtaaaagtactgcagtattatagtgatgtagtatgcagtattacagtaaaagtacacaagctttgaatgagaagaaaacactttgatcactgttgataaaatcgtgtttattgattattgaagcttcagattgttgacacatccaatcagtaaagtgtgatcaatgatttcatgttcagattgacttcatccacacagtcagttagtgtaacccagaatgtcagctatgtacaagaacatcattaatgattattatcatgatcattacagtttgattgaacatttctttatgaatttacaaagtgatgagaacaaaatatctgtgatgaaggaagttctgctgttttctctgtttaagaaacaacagacacaaatacatcaatacaaacatgaaactaacatttagaacaaagagaagttcacattttcatctgaagaaatgtcagtgaaggttaaaaacatggtgatgagcagtgagagcctccatggataaatacacacaggaaaaagtcacatttaaagaaactgaacatataaacgacacatacataaagtaaacaaagtgttgaatatcactattagcatgacagctgatctctgagcagctcagaaacatggagacaaaaacatgaagaattacaacatctgacacatgaagtctgaaatgacttctgtctatttcactttacacaactcagctgtggctccaaaataaacataaagtccagcatagagaggctgagtgaatgtggtctggactctgtggaggagagtcatggtttcagagacgctgtagaaggacagaatacctgctctgtgatccaggtacactccgactctggaggaatcAGGACCCGAGACGGGAGTTTCAATGTTGTTGAAGCGAAATAAATAACTGTTAAAGTCACAATCTAAacaccaagatttgtcattacgtCCAAATATAGattcacttcctgctctgctgatattcttgtatgcgactgctacatcaactcctccccatcctctccactccacctcccagtaacaacgtccagtcagactctctctactcaggacttGAAGATGATCAGTGAATCTATCTGtttgactagaataagactgttgtttAAACGTatattctacttttctgttcccctcagataataacagcgttgtgtttgctgtgtttggatccagagtgatttcacatgaatattttaagaactcagctctggtcttgggttctggttctggcaGTATAACCACTTCAGtctctgtcagtgagatgtttgtccatttgtccctcaggatgtcctgtagtaggtctctgagctctgacacagctgctgtcacatcctcaaagtatctgagaggacggatattgatggagtctgtaggttcactgagttgtgacactgaggggtagttgtgtagaaactggttgtgatcctctgtgtgtgagagctgcttcagttcagcatctttcctcttcagctcagtgatctcctgctgcagcttctcctgaagctctttgactcgactcacttcagtttcctgctgggatctgatctgctgcttcacatcagagcttcttttctggaggagacggatcagctgagtgaagatcttctcactgtcctccactgctttatcagcagagcgactgacggcctccacctcctgttgaagcagcttcacatctttctctctgtcctggattctctgctggatgtttagtcgactcacctcgagctctctctgcctctcagtcctttctgctgcagctgagactgtgtcgtggcctttatgatcatCCATAGTGCAGAGATAATAGATACTCTTCTTATCTGTACGACAGAATATCTCCATCACCTCATCATGGCGAGAGCAGACGTTCTCCTGGTGCTTCttggagggctccaccagcttgtgttttttaaatgtaggtgattcatagtgagactggaggtgattctcacagtaagaggccagacacaccagacaggacttgaaggctttcagcttcctccctgTGCAGAactcacaggccacatcttcaggtccagcatagcagtgatcagcaggagcagcttggagtccagtcttcttcagctgctccactaaagctgctaacatggtgtttttcttcaggacaggcctccgTCTGAAGACCTCTCTGCACTCAGGGCAGCTGTAGcgcttcctctgatcctctgcatcccagtgtgatttaatacagttcatgcagtagctgtgtccacaggaagtagtcactggatccttcagttgatccagacagatcgaacaagagaaggattctcggtccagctgatttctctgcgccatttcagctctcagaggcaacgactctctgagcttcacttcctgataaGTTTAATAAGTTAGAACTTTGATCTGATCAtgtgattcagtcataaatgcagcctgacagctctgtgctgcgtcacatgttggttacacccatctacaaACTGTAAACCTGAAGGGAGAGAACAAGGAACTCTGatcccagagtggagcttgttgtgtttaaagaacagggacggttatcaggacgaggagccgcactgtggattcaaactgtgtttcctcatttacagtaaagtctcattaaaagctgctcaacatttaactttactgctatgtacaaatactccattacaagtaaaagtactgcagtattgtgagtgatgtagtatgcagtattatgagtgatgtagtatgcagtattacagtaaaagtactgaagtattatgagtaatgtagtatgcagtattacagtaaaagtactgcagtattatgagtgatgtagtatgcagtattacagtaaaagtactgcagtattatgagtaatgtagtatgctgtattacagtaaaagtactgcagtattatgagtgatgtagtatgcagtattacagtaaaagtactgcagtattatgagtgatgtagtatgcagtattacagtaaaagtactgcagtattatgagtgatgtagtatgcagtattacagtaaaagtactgcagtattatgagtgatgtagtatgcagtattacagtaaaagtactgcagtattatgagtgatgtagtatgcagtattacagtaaaagtactgcagtattatgagtaggggtgtgacgagatcttgTGATTGCAACAATATTTCTCGTCGAAATGGATTTTGTCTcgtgaagctataattaaggggtgcacaaaaaaaaaagacgattggttttctatcgctcatacgcacttcatgtcttcttgtaaagtcacatgtggatcattaaccttgttacagcttctacctgctgagaagatctcagtcagaagtataaaaggaggagaggagcagcaggttaacctcaggtctctacactgaggtgggggcgggggggggggggtgttagggtAGGAGggggctcaggtctctacactgagcctgaAGTTGGAGGAGCAGCTACGGAAGCCTAATGaggccaaaagtaaaatgagtctcactaccaaattataacacaatttatatgttgttctacttgtgtatttatgtgatacaggatttgtgcaatttacttttatttctgtgttttttcattagCAATGTTATAATTTGATAATTtgctctttatttaatttatatttatatattagataGTGGTGGGCCGTTATCGGCTCTTATCGGgcgataaaaaaaataactctgttaaaatgtgtttaaatcagattttttttaatcagcttTAATCACCTTTCACACCTGCTGTGTATCCACTAGATTAGATTACTGTACTGATCATGTGACCATTAAACATTTACAACCAGCAGCAGGAACGTTATCACCAACActaacatgtattttattttatattctctttCTAAGTGACGCTAAAAGTTCCTCTTTAAGACCAAATCACAAAGAGCGACGTTTccacaggaagtgaggaagtaaAGAGAAGAGTGATCAGTGTGTGTCACAGATTCCACAGGTGAagctttttatgattttattatattattcataatAAAACCTCATCAGCAGCCGGGATGAGGAGTCCTTTAACGTTATATTTAGACTAAAACTTTCCGgagtaatattctgttttttgattaagttattattagatttgttttcttttaagtgtttctaaaagaggctcaattgtgtttaagagtGCTCTGTTGATTGATGTGAAGCGCTTCgggctcagctgcttttacaagcGTCCCGTatcatggcatttttaagataaaaaaaaaagattaatcgataattgatTGTTAATTTTCTCGATGATCGATCAAGAAAATTtattcaaatgcccatccctagtCCGAAGCTTAAATTAATGTTGAATAGTGTTTTCTGAGGGTAACTGCTTcgataaataataagtttgaaggggaaggtattaaccagctgttgctatggagacgaggagatatttttggagtggagtATTTTacgtttttctggtaatattagtttttgttctaACTCAATAtcttagttaacctcttccactagaacctgatcacatttataatcaatatattagttaacctcttccactagaaccttttgttcttgcagctttctgctcatccaaactctccattaagacacaaaaccctcatttaaatactgctgtctgcacctgttgttcctgttttcatttagttATTCTCAGTAGATCACCTGCAGAGCTTTGACAGCGTCCAGATCTAACCTCTCTGCATTTTACTGCCGTATAAGTACAAATCCTATTAAAGATGCGTCATATTTACTGCTTTTTACAATAAATAGCAAACATGTCAGCATATTAATAGCAGTaagcaaaataaacaaaaaaaacatgatcagtGTCCTATTTGTGTTGAAtataggcatgggccggtatgagattctggcggtatgataaccataagcaaaaaatCGGCTTCAcagtattgtgattacagctctaaaatgttcctaaaaggaagaaaaataaagacagacatgttaatttaacctgaatctgtaatgacagtgtgaggggtcgtgatactctacgctgcagctgcaccacctgagggatttctgacctgcacttcctgtctttgaccagactaaaaacagctcataccttaggaacagtatgacagaaaatttggcggtttcggttattgtggctttttcaaatcgctgTATACCTtcaacacggttatcatcccatgcctagttgAATACATTGTAAAAACAAGTTATCCGTTCACATAAATCAGACGAGTCAAaacaaataatgtttaatattttatacaaaAGTCAGAGCACACGTTGCACAGACCATAAAACActacaggaagtaaagatttagtttagttacaccagtcagaaaaaacaaaaaaacaactaataataataaagttcaGTCTAAAAGGCcacaaaacatttcacaaaaagacaacaaactgactgaaacacaaaaaaggtaTCAAATGGAAACACAGTTGGCACAGTGTaaggttgatgatgatgatgagtaaaAACCTTCACATGAGAACAGGCgggaaacaaacacactgatctAGATCTTTGAGGCACAGATTTGATTTGTGACAACCATGCAGCATTGAAGGTAGTTAGTGCCTCCATGTGAACTTTGTATTTGGAGAGTTGCATTCAAACCGAGACGTTCACCATCTAACAACACAGACATCAAGCATCATGTTAACTAGTTAAACTTAATTTACACTTCACTAATAAaacccaaagaaaaaaaactgtaatctGTCACAAAAGGGATTAAAAGCAAAGGATTTAAACCCACAGCTTTATATTCTCATGAATTTCTGCACTTTTTGAATGTCATAATTGTCtaaatgtgtattttgatgCAGGTTTGGCTCCATAAAGA contains:
- the LOC128360970 gene encoding E3 ubiquitin/ISG15 ligase TRIM25-like, whose amino-acid sequence is LPLRAEMAQRNQLDRESFSCSICLDQLKDPVTTSCGHSYCMNCIKSHWDAEDQRKRYSCPECREVFRRRPVLKKNTMLAALVEQLKKTGLQAAPADHCYAGPEDVACEFCTGRKLKAFKSCLVCLASYCENHLQSHYESPTFKKHKLVEPSKKHQENVCSRHDEVMEIFCRTDKKSIYYLCTMDDHKGHDTVSAAAERTERQRELEVSRLNIQQRIQDREKDVKLLQQEVEAVSRSADKAVEDSEKIFTQLIRLLQKRSSDVKQQIRSQQETEVSRVKELQEKLQQEITELKRKDAELKQLSHTEDHNQFLHNYPSVSQLSEPTDSINIRPLRYFEDVTAAVSELRDLLQDILRDKWTNISLTETEVVILPEPEPKTRAEFLKYSCEITLDPNTANTTLLLSEGNRKVEYTFKQQSYSSQTDRFTDHLQVLSRESLTGRCYWEVEWRGWGGVDVAVAYKNISRAGSESIFGRNDKSWCLDCDFNSYLFRFNNIETPVSGPDSSRVGVYLDHRAGILSFYSVSETMTLLHRVQTTFTQPLYAGLYVYFGATAELCKVK